The Burkholderiales bacterium JOSHI_001 genomic sequence CAGCGCGGCGTACAGCGTGGTGGTCTTGCCGCTGCCAGTGGGGCCGGTGACCAGCACCATGCCCGATGGGCGCTGGATGGCCCGCACGATGGCCGCGGCCATGGGGGGCGGCAGGTCCAGTCCCAGCAGGCCCAGCTGGCCCTGGCCCTGGGCCAGCAGCCGCATCACCACCGATTCACCGTGCTGGGTGGGCATGGTGGAAATGCGCACGTCCACCATGCCGCTTTTCAGCTGCACGGCAAAGCGGCCGTCCTGCGGCAGGCGCTTTTCGCTGATGTCCAGGCCGCTCATCAGCTTCAGGCGCAGCGCCACGGCGCTGGCCACCTTGATGTCGGCCTCGGTGGCCACGCGCAGCACGCCGTCGATGCGAAAGCGGATGCGCAGGTTCTTTTCCTGCGGCTCGATGTGGATGTCCGACGCGCGCGCGCGCAGCGCCTGCTCGAACATGCTGGTGAGCAGGCGCACCACCGGCGCGTCTTCGGCCGTGGTGGCGGACAGGCCCAGCAGGTCGCCGATCTCGTCCTCGACGCTGTTGATCTCGCTGGTGAGTTCGCGCGCCAGGCCGGCGATCTCGTCGCCGCCGGCGTACACCCGGTCCAGCGTGGCCAGCAGCTGGCTTTCGGCCACCACCACCAGGTCGATCTCGCGCTTGAGCAGCCGCGTCACCTCGTCCCAGGCGGCCAGGTCGGTGGGGTCGGCCAGGGCCACGCGCACGGTGGCGCCCTGGTCTTCCAGCACCAGGGCGCGCAGGCGCCGCGCCTGCACCTCGGGCAGCAGGCGGGCCACGTCGGGCCGCACATTGCGCGGGTTCAGCTCGATGAAGGGCGCGCGCAGCTGGCGCGCCAGCGCGCGGGCAATCTGCACTTCGGTCACCCAGCCGCGTTCGATGAAGACGCGGCCCAGCTTGCGGCCGGTTTCCTTCTGCGCCGCCAGCGCTTCCTGCAGCTGGGTGGCGGTGATCAGGGCTTCCTGGATCAGCAGGTCGCCAAGGCGGATGCGTTCGGGGCGGGCCATGGTGCGGTGGAACTACTTCGGCGCGGCCAGGGACACAGCCGGCACGTCGGCGGCCGGCCAGTTGCCGTCTTCGTGGATGACGGTGGGCTTGAGCAGGATGACCAGCTCGCGCTTGGACACCACGGTGCTGGTCTGGCGGAACAGCCCGCCCACCACCGGCATGTCCTGCGCCAGCGGCAGGCCGGTCTTTTCGTCGCGCATTTCCTGCTTCATCAGCCCGCCGATGGCCACGATCTGGCCGTCGCGCACGCGCACGATGGAGTCGGTTTCGTTCACCGTGCTGGCGGCCAGGGGCAGCTTGTAGGCGCCCAGGGCCCCCAGGTCCACGTTCTTGGTCTTCTCGCTCACCGTGCTGACGGCCGGGTGCACGTGCAGCATCACCATGCCGTTTTCGTCGATCTGCGGCGTCACGTCCAGCGAGATGCCGCTGAAGAAGGGCTGCAGGGTCAGCGACGGGGTGGACACCGTGTTGGTGCCGCTGCTGGTGGTGCTGGTGGTGATGCCGGTGACGTAGAGCTCGTCCGAGCCCACCTTCAGCACCGCCTTCTGGTTGTTCAGCGTGGCGATGCGCGGGCTGGACAGCACCTGCACATTGCCTTGCGTCTGCAGGAAGTTCAGCAGCGCGGCGAAGTTGGCGCTCTGGAAGGCCAGGCCGTAGAAGCCACGCCCCAGCGTGCCGGTCAACAAGGCGGCGCCGGGGCTCACGGTGTTGCCGTCGCCACTGCCCATGCTGCCGGTGGTGGGCAGCGTGGCCCCGGGGGCGGCCATGCCGATGGCACCGCTGCCGGTGCCCAGCACGCGGCCGAAGCCGGACCAGTTGATGCCGGTCTGTGCGTCCTTGGACAGCTGCACCTCCACGATCTTGGCCTCCAGCATGACCTGGCGGTCGATGGAGACCTGCACGGCCTTCAGGTAGCCCTCGACCTGGCGCAGTTCGGCCGGTGTGGCGCGCACCACGATCACGCCGGCGGCGATGTTCAGCACCACGCTGCGGCCTTCCTTGGCGCCCACCATCATGCCCAGCGAGGACTGCACTTCACGCCAGAAGTCGGCGTCGGAGGTGGTGCGCACATGGGCGCTGTCGTCCTGGCGCTGGGAGTTGCCGCCGTTGTTGCCGCCGCCGTTGTTGCTGCTGCCGGCGTTGCCGCTGTTGTTGCTGCTGTTGCTGTTGCCGTTGCTGCCGGCGCCCGACAGCGACAGCGCGCTGGAGGTCACGCGCGTGTCGCTGGCACCCTGGCGCCGGCCGGGCAGGTAGTTCACGCGGTACAGGCGGGTCTGCACCGTGTTGGGCAGCACGAAGACGCGGTTGCCGCTGATGCGGAAGTCGTAGCCGTACAGCTCGCGCAGGGCTTCCAGCGCCTCGGTCACCGTGGTGTCCTTCAGCGCCAGGGTGACGTTGCCGCTGACTTCGGGCGACACCAGCATGTTGAAGGCCGTGCCCTGACCCAGTTGCATGAAGACCTGCGCCGCGGGCGCGTTGTTCACGCTGAGGTCGAAGCGGCCGTCGTTGGCCACGGCGCGCGCGGTCGGGGGCAGCAGGACCGGGGCGGGCAGGGTCTGGATGGGGGAGGTGGCCACTTGCACTGCAGGCACCGCTTTGGCGCTGGGCGCCGGCGTGGGCCGCGTCGGGGAAGTTGCCTGTGCAGGCACCGCGACGGAGGGCGCCGGTGCAGGCAGCGGCGTGGGCGCAGCCGATGGGGCCGTTGCTGTGGGTGCGGCCAGCGCCAGGCGCAGGGGCCGCTGGCCTTCTTCACCCGCCACGGCGGCCCGCCAGCCCGCGGTGAGCGTGGGCAGGGCGGCCAGGGCCGGGCCGCTGGCCAGCAGCAGGACAGCCGTTGCCGACAGGGGCAGCAGGACGTGGCGCGAATTCATGGGGTGCTCCTGCCGGCCAGCTTGGCGGTCGGCGTGGGGGATGCGGCAATGGGCGGGGTGTTGGGGTCAGGGCCCTGTGCGGTGGCGCCCAGCAGCCACACGCGCAGCGGTGCGCGGTCCTTGGCGGCGGCGGCCAGCAGCAGGCCTTGTTCGTCGATGGCCGTGATGGGGCGTTCGCCCCAGGGTCCGGCCAGGCGGTCGCCCACGCGCAGCAGGCGGCCGTCCACCAGGGCCGTGGCGGCGCCCTGGCGGGCCAGCCGCACCGACTGCACCAGCGGCAGCGGCACCGCGGCCGGGGCCGAGGCGGCTTCGGCCGCACGGTGGGCCGCCAGCCGCAGCGGGTGGCGCAGGCCGTAGGCGCTGCCGCTGGGCGCGGCTTCCAGCAAGGGCGGCCGGGTGGGGTCGGGCAGGGCAGGTGGGGCGCCCCAGGCGAACGGTCCCGCCAAGGCGCCCAGCGCGCAGGCGCCAAGGCGCAAGCAAGCGCAGGCCCGGGATCCGGCTTGGCCGGTCCGGTGGGTTCGCCCCCCTGGGGGGGAGGCAACGAGGGTGCGGCGGGGAGGCGTCATATCTCGAGGAAGTGCCGCTCCAGGCTCAACGTCCACAACTTCAGCGTCAGGACGGCGCCGGGGTGCTGTTCCACCTTGAACTGCATGCCGCCCCACAGCAGGCGCTGCGGCAGGGCGTCCAGGGCCTGCAGGTAGGCCAGCAGGTCGGCGAAGCTGCCTTCCAAAGTGAGTTCCACGCCATGGCGGTACAGCGACGGCGCCTGGGCCATGCGCGGCGGGTCGTTCGCCAGCGTGGGTGCAGCGGGGGCGGAGGCGTTGGCGGCGGGCGCGGCGGCGGCGCCGGCCAGCAGGTCTTCGCGCGGCATCGACTGCATGGCGCGCACGCGCACGCGGCCGTGGCTGTTCAGCAGGTCTTGCAGCAGCGGCAGCATGCGCTCGGGGCCCACCAGCGTGGCTTCGTGGCTGCGCAGGGCGGCTTCGCCGCTGCGAACGCGGTCGCGCCACTGCGCCAGTTCGGTCTTGGTGAGCTGGGCCTGGGCGCGGCGCATCTCGGTCAGGCGCTGGACGTCGGCGTTCAGCGTGGTGGTGCTGGCCTGCGCGGCCTGCCGCGCCTGGCGCGCCTGCTGCCAGGCGCGGGTGGCGGGGGTGAGCCACAGCGCGTCGGCAGCCAGCCACACCACGGCCAGGCCGGCGGCCAGCAGCAGCACGCGTTCGCGCTGGGTCCGGGCGTCAAAGCGCTGCGCCAGGGCGCGCAGGCGCTGCACCTGGGCCTGCAGCCGGACCTTCAGGGACGCGGCGGGCGCGCGGGCGGTGGCTTTCATTTGGCGGCCACCGTGGTGCCTGCCGCGGGCACCGATCGCAGCGTGAATTCCGTGACCGGCACGCCGGCTTCGGTGGCACTGCGCAGTTGCAGCTGGGCAAAACTGCGACCCCGAAAGCGCGGCTCGGCGGTCAGGCGCTTCAGGTAGGTCGGCAGGGCCTGGGCGTCGAGCATGCGGCCTTCGATTTCCAGCGCCTGGCCGTCGGCCCCCACCGCCAGGCCGGTGATCCACAGGGTGGGCTGGGCCTGGCGCGCCAAGGCCAGGAAGTAGGCGGTGTAGCCCTCGGGCGAACCGGCGGTGCCGGTGTCCAGCGCGCTGAGCACGCGGCGCTGCGCCGCGTCCAGCTGGCGCAGTTGGGCCAATTCCTGCTCGCCGGCGTCGCTGCCGGTGGGTCCGGACGCCGCGGCGTCCAAGCCCAACGGGCGCATCGAGGCCAGGTCCTTCATCACCTGCGCCTGCGCCTGCAACTGGGCCGCCGAGCGCTGCAGCGCGAGCGACGCGCCACCCAGGGCCAGCAGCAGCAGCACGCCCGCGACCAGGCCCTGGCCCAGCGACCAGGGCACGCGCTGGCGGTGCAGCGCGGGGTGGTCCAGGTTGATCTGTTGCGTGGCCATGGCGGGTTCAGGCGTCCAGGCGCAAGGCGGCGCCAATGGCGCGCAGGTGGCGGTTCAGCGCGGCACGGTCGGCCAGCGCCGGCACGGCCGACAGATCCAGGGTGTCGCCGAGCGCCAGTTCCTGCACCGGCACATAAACCAGTTCGCTCACATGGCAGCACAGCGCGTCCGCGCCGGGCGCCGGGGCCACCAGCAGGCGGGCCAGCGCCACATGGCGCACGGTGCGGTCGAAGCCGTCCAGGGTGCGCTGGATTTCCAGGCCGATGCGGTCGAAGGCGGCGCTGCGCATTTCCGTGTCTTCGCTGACCAGGGCCGCGGCGGTGATGTCCAGCTGGCGCGCCATCAGCAGGTCGGTGCCGTGGGTGATGACCAGCAGCCCGTCGCTGTCGCCCAGGTGCAGCAGCGCCTGCGCGCGGCCTTCCGGGGCCACCAGGGCGCTGATGTTGCGCAGGGCCGTCTCGCCCACGTCCATCGCGGTCCAGGGCAGGCCGGCCTCGTCGGCGGCCTCCGCCAGCGGGCGCAGTGCCTCGTGCGGTGCGGCCACCGCCACCAGCTGCGGCTGGCGGTGCTGCTGCGGGTCGCCCGGCAGTTCCAGCACGTCCACGCTGGCCTGGTCCGGGGAGAAGTCCACCAGGTCCTTCAGGCGCCAACGGGTGGCCTGGGCCCAGTCGGCACGCGGCACGTCGGGGGCTTCCATCGGCAGCCACTGGTACTGGCTGCGTTGCAGCAGCACCACGCGGCGCTGCTTCTTCAAGCGGCTGCGCTGGCGCTTCAGCGTGGCGCGCGGGTCGCCCCAGGGGGCGCTGTCGGCCCAGGCCAGGCGCGGCGGCTGGCCGGGCTTGCGTTCCACGCACGCCAGCAGGGCCTGGGCGCCATGCGGCGCACAGGCCACCCAGCCGGGCGAGGAAGAACGACGTGACAGACCGAACACGCAAGACCCCAATGGTTTCGTTCGGCCATGTTTTCATGGCGCGGCACCGGGGAATGCGTGGAAATGGCAGGGAAAAACTGCCCATTGCAGCGCCGGTTCCGCGGCTGGGGCACATGGCCTGACTCAAGCCAGGGGGCGGCCGGTCGATAAGGCCGAAATGCCCACCGTGAACTCTGTCGGCTCGACCACGAGCCTGCTTCTGGACGCCCCCAATGCCGCCACCCCCGTGACGGTGGCCCAGGCCTTGACCACGCTGAAACTGCGCCCGGGCAGCACGGTGGCCATTGCCGACACCCGGGCCAACATCCTGAAGAACCTGGATGCCCTGCAGGCCGCGGCCGGCCGGGTGACTGCCCTGGACACCACCGATGCCGACAAGCAACTGGCGGTGAGCGCCGGGCAGTACCAGAAGGACGCTGCCATCCTGGCCAAGTGGGGCGCGGGCGATGGCAACACCCTGGAAGTGACCGGTGTGGCCGCGGCCAGCGCGCAGACCTTCGTGGCGGCCAAGCCGGCCTATGTGAACTCCATCACGGTCAGTGATTCGGCCGGGGGCATTGCACGCAACCTGGACAGCCTGCAAAGCCTGGTCAGCGGCGGCAGCCTGCGGCAGATTGTGCAAACCGGCGCGTCGTCCACGCTGAAGATCACGGCGGAGCAGCTGGCCGCCAATGGCGATGCGCTGAACGCCATCAAGAACCAGGCCTACGCGCTGGCCATCACCAACGCCAGCGTCAGCGACACCCTGGGCCTGGACGGCCAGGCCGCGCTGAAGGCCAACAGCAAGGTGAAGTCCATCGAGATCCGCGACGGCACCGACGCCATCGAGGCCCACCTGGACGAGCTGCAGCGCGTGGGCCTGCGCCTGAAGAGCATTTCACAGACCGACGCCGACAACCCGATGACGGTGACGGCCAGCCAGTACACCCAGGACGCGCTGGCCATCGGCAAGATCATCACGCCTTTCCAGCTGGATGTGATCCGCGCGTCGGCGGCCCAGGCCGCCAAGCTGGCCGCCAACCAGAAGGTGGTGACGGTGCAGGTGGCCGACACCGCCGCGCACATTGCCAAGAAGTGGTCGCTGATGCAGCGCCTGGGCGACAGCCTCACCGGCATCGAGGTCACCGACGCGGCCAACGCCGTCACCATCACCGCCAACCAGCTGGCGCTGGGCGAAGGGCTGCTG encodes the following:
- a CDS encoding MSHA-type pilus biogenesis protein MshL (PFAM: Secretin N-terminal domain; Secretin and TonB N terminus short domain; Bacterial type II and III secretion system protein~TIGRFAM: pilus (MSHA type) biogenesis protein MshL), giving the protein MNSRHVLLPLSATAVLLLASGPALAALPTLTAGWRAAVAGEEGQRPLRLALAAPTATAPSAAPTPLPAPAPSVAVPAQATSPTRPTPAPSAKAVPAVQVATSPIQTLPAPVLLPPTARAVANDGRFDLSVNNAPAAQVFMQLGQGTAFNMLVSPEVSGNVTLALKDTTVTEALEALRELYGYDFRISGNRVFVLPNTVQTRLYRVNYLPGRRQGASDTRVTSSALSLSGAGSNGNSNSSNNSGNAGSSNNGGGNNGGNSQRQDDSAHVRTTSDADFWREVQSSLGMMVGAKEGRSVVLNIAAGVIVVRATPAELRQVEGYLKAVQVSIDRQVMLEAKIVEVQLSKDAQTGINWSGFGRVLGTGSGAIGMAAPGATLPTTGSMGSGDGNTVSPGAALLTGTLGRGFYGLAFQSANFAALLNFLQTQGNVQVLSSPRIATLNNQKAVLKVGSDELYVTGITTSTTSSGTNTVSTPSLTLQPFFSGISLDVTPQIDENGMVMLHVHPAVSTVSEKTKNVDLGALGAYKLPLAASTVNETDSIVRVRDGQIVAIGGLMKQEMRDEKTGLPLAQDMPVVGGLFRQTSTVVSKRELVILLKPTVIHEDGNWPAADVPAVSLAAPK
- a CDS encoding type II secretory pathway, ATPase PulE/Tfp pilus assembly pathway, ATPase PilB (PFAM: Type II/IV secretion system protein; GSPII_E N-terminal domain), encoding MARPERIRLGDLLIQEALITATQLQEALAAQKETGRKLGRVFIERGWVTEVQIARALARQLRAPFIELNPRNVRPDVARLLPEVQARRLRALVLEDQGATVRVALADPTDLAAWDEVTRLLKREIDLVVVAESQLLATLDRVYAGGDEIAGLARELTSEINSVEDEIGDLLGLSATTAEDAPVVRLLTSMFEQALRARASDIHIEPQEKNLRIRFRIDGVLRVATEADIKVASAVALRLKLMSGLDISEKRLPQDGRFAVQLKSGMVDVRISTMPTQHGESVVMRLLAQGQGQLGLLGLDLPPPMAAAIVRAIQRPSGMVLVTGPTGSGKTTTLYAALAELNDEGRKIITVEDPVEYRLPGLNQVQVQEKIELSFDRVLRAALRQDPDVILVGEMRDRNTAEIGMRAALTGHLVLSTLHTNDALSTPIRLLDMGVPRYMVALALQLVIAQRLVRVLCTQCSQEHRPDAHQRAWLELELGAQVDQHRYRRAGGCPECNDTGYAGRTAVFEFIEMTRDMVEAMNHGEPAAFVQAGRRQMAGRTLRSDAVRLACTGRTTIDEAMRISTQLDE